The Rhododendron vialii isolate Sample 1 chromosome 1a, ASM3025357v1 region GAGATTGTTGAAAGGCTAGAGCATCAAACACTTCGGCCACTGAACGACGAATCTCCAATATTGGATCTCGGGGATATACAAACTCAAAATCCCACAATTGTTTATTCCGCCAGAACCATATTTTGTCCACCGCTGCTGCAAAAGTAGTGCCCCAACCCTCTTTTTCAGTTCTAGACCAAGGAGGGTTGGCAAGGTTCATATCCACCCATTGTTGCATGGGAAATGAGAAGAACAAGCCCCAAAACTTCACATCCACCACCATACCTTTCCACAAGCTTTTCGTGATTGAGCAATCTCTAACGgcatggattattgattcatcctGCTGTCCACGGATATCACAAGTCCCATAATGAATACGGCCCCGTTTCACATTAAGCTGAACAATTCATCATCTAAGAATGTCGTACACCACAAAATCTGGCAACCACTACATCAACATGTGAAAGATTCGCACGATGGGGAAGAAACAAACAACTCATAGCAGTGACAAGCATTTTACATTTGAACCATCCTAACCTTAACAACATAGCTGCGATTATGTGGTTTTGAGATCCATAAATTCCATAATATTTCAAGTGATGTAAATCTAGACACAGAATACCAAGGAAAATGCAAATCAAATTAGTCTAGCACAACACCAATTTTGCTAATCCTCAACTATGGCATAAACTTGCGATCAAAGAAGAAAAGACGCCACAAATTTGCATAAGCTTACCATTTCAGAGATCCATTTTAGTTGAAAATCTAGCATCAATAAGCGCAGCATTTAAATGGTGAAGCATTCCGAGATCCATGACATTCATCCTGCGGATTATAGGAGCATTCATGTGCTATTTGAGAGGTGCACTTATTTTGTTCCCAcctaacgtttttttttttgacaaggctACTTATTAGTATTCTGAGCATCTCATTTAGGTCCTTAAAAATTCCAACTTTGATTTCTTCAGTTCGTTAAGCCAAATTTGTAAAGCACTTATTTCTTTTAAGACAAAGAGTTGACCATACTCTCCTCTGGCAATCGGTAATCATACTCGAGTTAATGTGACAGAAGAAGTAGATTAAAAGCCTCACATATGAAGCAATGGACATTGGACAATGACGTACATAGGCCAGCTTCAAAATGAATGTCATGTCAGGAGTAGATATTTGCATTTGGGATCAACAACCTACCAAACACTTGAGCATAGGCAAACACTAGAAACAGTAGAAGGGAAACTTACACATCTGAGCTTTTGAGCATGAGCCGGCATCATGAGATAAATCGCAATTGATTGGGCACAATGGGCAGCCTTTGTATGGAGATGTACATATACTAGTCAATTAGTTGCAGTTAGCAACACAAAACAGGGATTGAAATAAAGAAACCTAGCTAAGCAGAAATCAATTCGGTAGAATACGATATCTGTATGTCAACTGAAGATATTAAACCAACATGTCCAACAAACACCACTATTGCAAAATTCACCTCTTCAACACCATTGAAACGTTGTAACACATGCTTCAACATGGAGGATATTTGTTCAGACAGGAAATAGGGTTTCAACAAATGGATAAGCACCACCATCATATGACGCACTTGGACATAGACCAGGAAGCACATCCCACGCCTTGCACCTCAGCTTATACGAAATAAACCTCCCTGGAATAGctaacactacaacaaaatctttttccttctctccctTCAAAACATATAGCACTCTAAATCCGAAAAACCTATAGCCCAGCTTGTGCATCTCAGGGAATTCAGATCTTAAGCGCGTAAGATCGACCCGACACTTGACAGACCAACCAGAGTAGTCCTTGTCTAGCTCAAGTAATCCGAATGCCATGAGGAAGCCTGAACCGGACTGAGCAAGAACCAAACGCCCACCGCATTCTCCGAAATACAAAATGTTGCGAGAGGGAAGGATTTTCGGTTTCGTAGGGCTCGGTATTGCTATCATCTCCATCTCATCAACGTCGAATCTCAAGAGGCCATTCCCATCAGATAACCAATGGATTCCTCCATTCCAAAAGACCCCTTTGCTATTAAAACATTTATCTTCAACAAAAACATGGCCCCAAGATGCATCGTGCGAGGAGTAGACATCAACACAGTAAAGTGGGGAAGTGGACATACTTATCAAGACAACCTTGTAGCAAGGCGAATTGGAAGGATCGAAAGCCAAGTAAGCAAGATGAGGTGGTTTTGAAAAACAACCAGGTGGTAGTGTTTTGCATTTCTTTGTGGTGGGATTACAAACTATGTATGAAGTAGTTTCATCATCAAAGTGTCTAAGCAAAATCAATCCGTTGAGAGAGTGTAGAATCACGGGTTTAGAGTCATTATTACCTCTGAGGCCATCGAGGGAGATGAGAGAGGGGAGATTGTGGTGGCCGCGAAAGGAGACGGTGTTGAGTCTcttacagcccctttggatggaggggtgagaaaggagaagaaagggaAGCCTTCTCCATTAATGGcgagaaaggagaagagaggagagtGATTTCTCACTGTGCAATCCAAACAACCGGGAGAAATCAAACCCTCTCCGGCGAGAAACTCTCTCCGGCGACCAATATCTGTAACTTCGGCGACCAAGATCTGTAAACTCCGACGACGAAGCTTTCTCCGGCGAGGATCTCGCAACACCGACGACGAGCTAGCACCTCCGGCGACGAGCGAGCAACTCCGGCGTGGCCCGCACGCGCGccttcctttcctttctcacGGAATCGCGCCACATCCGGCGCGATTCAGAAATGGGGTCCTGTGAGGAAACGGTTTCTCTCCTTCCCCACCCCTTTCTCGCCTGATGGCTCTCCCAAACGTGGATGAGAGTCGGATTCCTCACCCtctcctttcttctctctcgaATCCCCTCCAACCAAACGAACTGTTAGAGTTATCAGAAGTAGAAATTTCATAGGAATACAAGCCTGAGACTGAAGGGGTAGAGTTTCGGGAGGAGTGGGTGGTTGAGAAGTGGGAATCGGATATGAGAAAGATCCAGTGCTTGGACACGGACTCGAATTGGATTAGGCATTTGACCGGCAAACGTACGAGGATTTCGGAGAGGAGGTCGAGGTTGTTGGCGATTGTTTCCGCCGCCGGTGGTCGCCTTCGGTCTTTTGTTTGACGATGATGATTTCCTGGCCATTGTTGCAGCGAAGTGATTGCAGGGAAAATTTGGGGATTTAAATGTAGTCACGCCGAGTGGAGAGAAAGCCCACTTTCTCCTTTCAGTACTCGATTTGTAAAATTATCCAAGCTACTCAAAATCTGCTCGTGTGCGCTCGATTGAAGTTTGTTTGAGGCTCTATTgagatgcaaaaaaatttcgGTGCCGGATggatatatatattacatagtATCTCCTCGGCACATCCGGATCATTCAATATGTTTTTGGATAGTTCAGATTGAAATCATTTCTCCTCTTATTCTAacactttctctttcctttttgtctcttcaaatccgagccgtccaaaaactcAATGAACAATTCGGATGTGCCAAATGggggcactgaaatttttttccattgagATGAGTTTGTTTCATAAACACTAGGGATGGCCATTTCAATTCCCGATCCGTTCTAAACACTAGGGATGGCCATTTCAATTCCCGCCCCCGAACGGATCGGCAATTTGGAGATCTGTTTGAAACTTTGGGGATTGGGTAGgatatgagaattttttttgaaaattttcagagATCGAGTAGAATGCGGAGACAAACATATCCCTGTCCCGAATCAAACCCAAAATCCCTTTCCCCTTTTGCTCCCTACCCCATCCCCGATTTCCCAAGGTATATGTACACTTTTTAGACTcctaaaaataatgtaaatttaatgaacgattcgaattatttttttgggacctaGATTTGACCCCACATCACAATCTTCACATAATTTGtgcacaaaaaaatctgtgcacatagTCGGGTTGTCAATCAACACACTCATTAGTTGGAAGCTTCATCACTACCGAAATGCGCGCAAATAGTTTCTCTAAACAAGAGACttacacaacaatccaaacacaatctATTACATATACGTGGGATCCACATAATAGTATGTATGATGCCCACATGTATGTGACAGATTGTGCTAGGATTATTGTATGAGTAGCAATTTTTGTTCTCCAAAACTGACCCTAAGTTTAAATTACATGGTGCACCCTGAAGTTTCTGATAAATACACTAGTCACACTTGTGGTCTAAGAAAATAGAGTAAAGGGAAATTAGGACAATAGCTTTTAAGTAAGGGAGATATCAAAGATTATAGAGGAGGTttctcaatttttcaaaaaatttaaggaAGATCGGTAAACTTACCCAGTTAGAATCTGCATGTATAAACACACATACCTAACTAAAGTCCAAAGGCGCTATCATTTTTGGCCTGTTTTTCAGATGGTTAAAAAAGATAGGACAAATGATGGTGATAGCAAGAATATGAGGCGTTTACGTGATAATAATGAGATTATATAGATTATGGGATTCGTCGAACTGTACTTATTAGTTAGAGTAAGATAAAGACGAAATAAaggtgaaaattattttttacagaTAGACAATTAGCCTGCCTCGGGCTAATGTCCAAGCGGCGGCCATCTTAGGCCCCTAAAATAGTATAAAAATTAGAATCTTAACTATTTTTAACACCGAATATGTATTATgctcaaacaaaaaaacttagTACCCACCTCATAAgcacaaaatggaaaatttaatGCTCCTCATTCCGAATTGGCTTTAGGGCTCCAAAATATCATGGCCGACTCTGAATTGGCCTTAGGGCTCCAAAATACAATATTGTATGCAACAATAAGCATCATTTCCCCCGCCTATGTAGCTTATAGCCACGTTAAGAAGATCCATAAGTTGCACTATAGGCACGACGAATAAAACGCTTTATAGTCTACCAATATAGGCAAAGAAAAAACATGATGCAGAACCTGAGTTTCACTACGGATTTTGCCAAGTTGAGGGAGAAATTTGATTTCAATTCCATACACAGGTAACACAGTAACTACGAGCCAATTCATTGCATTTTTCATTGAAGAGAAACAATGCTAGTCAATATGGCAATGATACAGTATCAACTTGCCAATCATTCTTACGTCTTCCCCTCTCCTTCGTAAAGCATCTAATGTCATTTCACGAAACTACTCCACAACAAGGATATAAGAGCTGAGTAGTTAACAAGATGAGTGCACCCACTCTAGTTAATGAGTGGCATCATAAAAGGCGCACATATGAAGCAACAGAAGTGACATTTTAGGCATGCTGAGGTACAGCCAAAGGGAAACAATGGCCATTCCCCAACAAAGATATAGGCCAAATTCTAAGAGCTTTTAAACATACAAAAGATGATATTAGAACTAGAAACCAATAACCTAATCAAACATTCAGCAAGAGGGATACTTAGAATCTGTTTTCATGGGCTGTAGACattaggaaagaaaaaagagaaactgCGGAGTGTGTTGTAATTTGAGATCCGTTAAATTCTTCATTGTATTGTGTTTGTTCCATGTCATTCTCATATTTAGGAGGTCCATAGTGAAAGAACTAGGctaataaggaaaaaaacatgCCCTAAGCATGAGATTAGAATATATACAGTACATAAATTCAATGTGATAACAAAAGATGATGTAGTACCATGAAACTTTTAAAATGCTCAAAACGAGCACTTCCTCTATCTAATTACGTCACTTATAGTGCATGCACAAACTAAACTGTTCGCAAAGATATGTTTTGTTAGattcattgaaagaaaaaagcGTAAATATCCTGAATCTTGAATCATCGGGAAAGCCAACAAATCTGTTCCTAGCCTTAGCAACTGAAAAATAAAGTTATTTTAGCACAACATTTTGCCAATCCTTCACTGTATAAACTTACAATCGAAGAAGAAATGACACCACAAATTTCCATAATATCCCCAATTAAGAGAATCTACCTCACCCTGTAGCACCATTTGAGAAATCCATTTTTGTGGAAAATCTAGCATCAATAAACTCAGCATTTAAATGGTGGAGCATTCCAAGATTCATGACACTCATCCTAAGAAGCAATTCTGTGTAGGAGACGAACTAGTTCAAGAGTAAGAGCATGCTGCGGATTATAGGAGCATTCATGTGCTATTTGAGAGGTGCACTTCTTTTGTTCTCATTTGAGAGTAAGAGAATGCCGTGTTCTCATCTTACTAGTATTCTTATgcttaaaaagttaaaaattccTACTTTACTTTCTTCACTTCATTAAGGCAAATTTTTAAAACACTaagtttttccattttttaaggACAACGAGTTGAACATACTGTCTTGGCAATCGGTACTCATACTCAGAGTTAATGTGAGAGTGCTAGACTAAAAGCCTCACAtaagaagaaacaaaattgtAATCACTGGCATCCTCCTCTAGTATAGCAGGGTGGGGAAGTGAAGCAATGGACATTGGACAATGAAGAATATAGGCGAGCTTCAAAGTGAATGTCATGTCAGAAGTTGAAATTAGCATTAGGGACCAACAACCTACCAAATACTTGAGCATAGGGAAACAGTAGGAGATAAATCGCAATTGATGTCGCAGCCTTTGCATGGTAATATGATAAAGTACATGAACTAGTCAATTAGTTGTAGTGAGTTACACAAAACAGACAATGAAATAAAGAAAGCTACCTAAGGGAAAATCAATTAGAATCTGGGAATGACGTAACGAAGGGGAGATAGAGAAGTTTGTCCTGATTCGAGTTTCCTTAGTTCAAGTTCTTCATGTTCTGAGACTTGGTAGAACGAACTTCAAAGCTTTTGATAATCTATTTTTCTGAAAACCATCCAATCTCCTTTCTTCTTTTACTTGTCTTCTTTGGTTCATCTAATGTATGCTAACGAAGATATATAACAGGCTTAACAGCTGCTGAGATGAAGGAAAATACTAGTATAATTATTGGTAGAAAATGACACCTGTATGCCAACTAAAGATATTAAACCAACATGTCCAACAAACTCCTACTATTGCAAAATTCACCTCTTCAACACTAAGGAACAGTATCATAGAAAAGTTGTAACACATGCTCCAACATGGAAGATAATGTTCAGACAGGAAATAGGGATTCAACAAATGGATAAGCACCACCATCATATGACTCACTTGGAAATAGACCAGGAAGCACATCCCACGTCCTGGACTTCAGCTTATACGAAATAATCCTCCCTGGAATAGCTAACACAACAACGaaatctttttccttctctccctTCGAAACATACAGCACTCTAAATCCGGGAAACATATAGCTCACCTTATCCGTCTCAGGGAATTCATTTCTCAAGCGCCTTAGATTGACCCGACACTTGACAGACCAACCGGAGTAGTCCTTTTCTAGCTCAAGTATTCCGAATCCCATAGGGAAGCACGAAGGAGACTGAAGAAGAACCAGACGCCCACCACATTCTCCGAAGTACAAAATCTTATCATAGGCAAGGATCTTCGGATTCCTAGGGTTTGGCAGTGCTATCATCTCCCCTGCATCAACGTCAAATCTCAAGAGACCACTCTCATCACTTAACCAATGGATTGCTCCATTCCAAAAGACCCCATCGCTATAACAACATTTATCCTCAACGAAAACATAGTCCCAAGATGCATCATACGAGGAATAGACATCAACACAGTAAGGTCGGGAAGTGGACATACTAATCAAGACAACCTTGTAGTGAGGCGATTTAGAAGGGTCAAATGCCAAGAAACCATCATGAGGTGCTTTCGAAATCCAACCACGTGATAGTACTGTGCGTTTCTGTGTGGTGGGATTACAAACTATGTATGAAATAGTTTCACTTTCCTCATCCAAGTGACTAAACAATAGCAGTCCGTTGAGAGAGTGTTCAATCCTGGGTCTGGATCGAGTGCCTCCGGGGCCGTCAACGAAGGCGAGAGAGGGGAGATTCCCGGGGCCGTGAAGGGAGACGGTGTTGAGTCTCCTAGAGTAATCAGAAGTAGAAATTTCATAGGAATACAAGCCTGAGACAGAAGGGCTAGGGTTTCTGGAGGAGTGGGCGGTGGAGAATTGGGGGCGGGAGATGACAGAGAGCCAGTGCTTGGAAACGGACTCGAATCGGACAAGGGATTTCGCTGGCAAACGTAGTAGGATTTCTGTGAGGAGATCGACGTTGTTAGCGATTGATTCTGCCGCCGGTGAGATTTCCGACGAAGTAGCGCCGGGAATCTGCTTCGTTCGTTTACTGGATGTTGATTTCCTCGCCATGCTGCCTTGGTGTGGAGAAATGACTACGGGGACCGTGAAGTAATTTTGTGGGAGAACGCTGAAATTCCAAAGCCATTTCCATCTTCCAAGTTTTCAACAGCCAAaaagattataaaaaaataaaaaaataaaaccgagatggcatctgaaccgttcattaccaaatgccaaatataTGAACGTTTCGGATGGGGCCAACACTTATGTTATCGAGGGTCTCCGggttcttttgaaattgggcCTAAATGAGTTTCGATCGTGTTTAATTTGggtgaaaagttttttgaaaaatagtaggggtaataagtgaagagaaatagaaagagaaatgttagaagtaAGAGGAATCAaggaggaattttttgaaaaattctttttcaaaaagcaaaaagaataaattgtttattttgtagattttGTCGAGAAAATATCAATGTAGAATATGATTTACAATATAAACAAGTCGCGTTTGTGATGGGAAAGAAATCCAAAGGAGTATGATTTACAGCTTCAAGATTCTATTTTTGATTCGTTGTTGTACGAAAAAAGTTTGATTAAACCGATTTTCACCTCAAATATTTTATCAACGAGttctataaaatgaacaattGTGATAATATTTTTGGGCTTGGAACGGACCTAGAAGAACTGAAAACTTAACTAACGGCACTGGACACAAATtaaaggggaaaatgacggcctaagacgtgttttgataattaatacccgccaaggacaagctaagaacatttgttagtACTGAACATGTcattagcgggtattaattatcaaaatacgtcattggccgtcattttccccaaattAAAGTGAACAACAGGAACTCATGATCTCCATCTAAT contains the following coding sequences:
- the LOC131335586 gene encoding F-box protein At5g07610-like — translated: MARKSTSSKRTKQIPGATSSEISPAAESIANNVDLLTEILLRLPAKSLVRFESVSKHWLSVISRPQFSTAHSSRNPSPSVSGLYSYEISTSDYSRRLNTVSLHGPGNLPSLAFVDGPGGTRSRPRIEHSLNGLLLFSHLDEESETISYIVCNPTTQKRTVLSRGWISKAPHDGFLAFDPSKSPHYKVVLISMSTSRPYCVDVYSSYDASWDYVFVEDKCCYSDGVFWNGAIHWLSDESGLLRFDVDAGEMIALPNPRNPKILAYDKILYFGECGGRLVLLQSPSCFPMGFGILELEKDYSGWSVKCRVNLRRLRNEFPETDKVSYMFPGFRVLYVSKGEKEKDFVVVLAIPGRIISYKLKSRTWDVLPGLFPSESYDGGAYPFVESLFPV